Proteins encoded within one genomic window of Panacibacter microcysteis:
- a CDS encoding arylsulfatase, with protein MKYFLPRKALYATGFAFITASVMTDACAQESYKGKIGKTLATSEEWWPAPVSTPKDAPNIVWILLDDVGFGASSAFGGLISTPTFDSLAANGLKYTNFHTCAICAPTRAALLTGRNSASVHVSGFSHTMLSAGFPGWDGKIPAQDATVAELLKEYGYNTFAVGKYGVTPDEDATDAGPFDRWPSGKGFEHFYGFLGSQTDQYKPDLVEDNAHIQPTGNNLNEDITTKAIFYIDRQKKAAPGKPFFLYYAPGATHAPFQVPNDWLDLYKGKFDDGWDAYREQVIANQKKIGIIPQQATLPENNPGIVPWNTLSPEQKKTYARFMEVYASYLTYIDAQIGKLVGHLKDIGQLDNTMIFLMIGDNGASKEGSYNGVLDRGPTARQLTDEDAVRDNLQRIDLIGTPQGSQTNYPLGWAQACNTPFRYWKQDAHSEGGTRNPLIIFYPKGIKDKGGTRNQYSHVIDILPTTLEYIGIKAPQYLRGIKQDSIQGHSLVYSFNNATAASKHTEQYYYIFGSRAIYKDGWKAATYHHPDFIDERVKDSASLAAIKRDFSKDVWQLYNMNEDFNEQNDLSVKYPDKLKALQALFDADATKYGLYPMIDWDDVLKRRIHKNGVAVAPAGGGH; from the coding sequence ATGAAATATTTCTTACCACGCAAAGCCCTGTATGCAACAGGCTTTGCATTTATCACCGCATCAGTAATGACTGATGCCTGCGCCCAGGAATCCTACAAGGGAAAGATCGGGAAAACACTTGCAACATCTGAAGAGTGGTGGCCTGCACCGGTAAGCACCCCTAAAGATGCACCCAACATTGTGTGGATACTGTTGGATGATGTAGGTTTTGGTGCATCTTCTGCATTTGGCGGGCTTATCAGCACACCCACATTTGATTCACTTGCAGCCAATGGTTTAAAGTACACCAACTTTCATACCTGTGCCATCTGCGCACCTACCCGTGCAGCATTGTTAACAGGCCGAAACAGTGCATCAGTGCATGTTTCAGGGTTTTCACATACAATGCTGTCTGCCGGTTTTCCGGGTTGGGATGGTAAAATTCCCGCACAGGATGCAACCGTAGCAGAGCTCTTAAAAGAGTATGGTTACAACACATTTGCCGTAGGCAAATATGGTGTAACGCCTGATGAGGATGCCACCGATGCCGGCCCTTTCGACCGCTGGCCATCTGGCAAAGGCTTTGAACATTTCTATGGATTTCTGGGTTCGCAAACAGACCAGTATAAACCAGACCTCGTAGAAGACAATGCACACATTCAGCCTACAGGCAATAACCTGAATGAAGACATTACCACCAAAGCAATTTTTTATATAGACCGGCAAAAGAAAGCCGCGCCCGGCAAACCTTTCTTTTTGTATTATGCGCCCGGCGCCACTCATGCGCCCTTCCAGGTACCAAACGACTGGCTGGATCTTTATAAAGGAAAATTTGATGACGGCTGGGATGCTTACAGGGAGCAGGTGATAGCCAACCAGAAAAAAATCGGCATCATTCCTCAACAGGCAACACTGCCGGAAAACAACCCCGGCATTGTTCCATGGAATACATTGTCTCCCGAACAAAAAAAGACCTACGCAAGGTTTATGGAAGTGTACGCCTCTTACCTTACTTACATCGATGCACAGATCGGCAAACTGGTAGGGCACTTAAAAGACATCGGGCAACTTGACAATACAATGATCTTCCTCATGATCGGCGATAATGGTGCAAGTAAAGAAGGCTCGTACAATGGTGTGCTCGACCGCGGCCCCACTGCGCGGCAGTTAACAGATGAAGATGCTGTAAGAGATAACCTGCAGCGCATCGATCTGATCGGCACACCACAAGGCTCCCAGACGAATTACCCGCTTGGCTGGGCACAGGCATGCAATACGCCGTTCCGCTACTGGAAGCAGGATGCACACAGCGAAGGCGGCACCAGGAACCCATTGATCATCTTTTATCCCAAAGGCATCAAAGACAAAGGCGGTACCAGGAACCAGTACAGCCACGTGATCGATATACTGCCCACTACGCTGGAATACATTGGCATAAAAGCACCGCAATACCTGCGTGGCATAAAACAGGATTCCATACAGGGGCATTCACTCGTGTATTCTTTCAACAATGCCACCGCTGCATCAAAACACACGGAACAGTACTACTACATTTTCGGTTCAAGAGCCATCTACAAAGATGGCTGGAAGGCCGCTACCTATCATCATCCGGATTTTATTGACGAAAGGGTAAAAGACAGCGCATCACTCGCTGCTATCAAAAGAGATTTCAGTAAAGATGTTTGGCAGTTGTATAACATGAATGAAGACTTTAATGAACAGAATGATCTATCGGTTAAATACCCCGACAAGCTGAAAGCGTTACAGGCTTTGTTTGATGCAGATGCAACAAAATACGGCCTGTACCCGATGATCGATTGGGATGATGTACTGAAAAGGCGCATTCATAAAAACGGTGTTGCAGTTGCGCCTGCCGGCGGCGGACATTAG
- a CDS encoding RagB/SusD family nutrient uptake outer membrane protein, with protein sequence MKRIFAITILSTALFACNKLVEEPGSIITGSQFYKTSSDAVAAVNAVYSVLNSDPAGDFPMYGRNLNLLTGNGSDDQVFSPSNTNPDVRALGTATYVPANDRIKKNWQQHYFGISRANVAIDNIPLVTMDTVLQARLVREAKFLRALFYFNIVRLWGDAPLVLHDPVSTDVNALKVPRSPKEAVYAQIISDLTDATNLPAGFTGADKGRATAGVAHALLAKVYVTRKEWNKALAELHIVINGNYGYALFDNYYDIIQKATKNGKEHIFSAQFESNLGAKNSTQSLSSALFNSYNPSVYPGDGPADSSLYQLFDNSDTRRAVTFFTTQTNPATGQVVNFGAPRFNKFIDYSIAPLTAQANSGINYPVIRYADILLLYAETLNEINGAPTAEAYTAINQVRTRAHISNLTEGLSQAAFRDAVFEERRKEFIQEGQRWFDLSRRGGTYLYDALKKISAKTGAAVKDTLYPVPQAEIDLNPLLIQNPGW encoded by the coding sequence ATGAAAAGAATATTTGCAATTACCATACTTTCTACCGCGCTCTTCGCGTGCAATAAACTGGTAGAGGAACCTGGTTCTATCATAACAGGTTCGCAATTTTATAAAACATCTTCCGATGCTGTTGCCGCAGTTAATGCAGTGTACAGCGTACTGAATTCAGACCCTGCCGGAGACTTCCCGATGTATGGCAGAAACCTTAACCTGCTTACCGGTAATGGCAGTGATGACCAGGTGTTCAGCCCGTCAAATACCAACCCGGATGTCAGGGCACTGGGCACCGCCACTTACGTACCCGCCAATGACCGCATAAAAAAGAACTGGCAGCAGCATTACTTTGGTATAAGCCGTGCAAACGTGGCCATTGACAATATTCCACTGGTTACAATGGACACCGTTTTGCAGGCCAGGCTGGTACGGGAAGCAAAATTTTTACGTGCACTGTTCTACTTTAACATCGTGCGTTTATGGGGCGATGCCCCCCTCGTGCTGCATGATCCTGTAAGTACTGATGTGAATGCACTGAAGGTGCCACGCTCACCAAAAGAAGCAGTGTATGCACAGATCATCAGCGATCTTACGGATGCCACCAATCTTCCTGCAGGCTTTACCGGTGCAGACAAGGGCCGTGCCACAGCAGGCGTCGCGCATGCATTACTTGCTAAGGTGTATGTTACCAGGAAAGAGTGGAACAAAGCATTAGCAGAATTGCATATTGTGATCAATGGAAACTATGGTTATGCGCTGTTCGATAATTACTACGACATTATTCAAAAAGCAACAAAGAACGGTAAAGAGCATATTTTTTCTGCGCAGTTTGAAAGTAACCTTGGTGCAAAAAACAGCACGCAAAGTCTAAGCAGTGCGCTCTTCAACTCTTACAACCCTTCTGTTTACCCCGGCGATGGCCCGGCAGACAGTTCGCTGTACCAGTTGTTTGATAACAGTGACACACGCCGTGCGGTAACTTTTTTTACCACGCAAACAAATCCGGCAACAGGGCAGGTGGTAAATTTTGGTGCACCGCGCTTTAATAAATTTATCGACTACTCCATTGCACCATTAACCGCGCAGGCCAACAGCGGCATCAACTACCCTGTCATACGCTATGCAGATATCTTGTTGCTGTATGCAGAAACGCTGAACGAAATAAATGGCGCACCAACTGCAGAAGCTTATACAGCCATTAACCAGGTACGTACAAGAGCACACATCAGCAATCTTACAGAAGGCTTGTCACAGGCGGCTTTCAGAGATGCGGTATTCGAAGAACGCCGTAAAGAGTTTATACAGGAAGGCCAGCGATGGTTCGATCTTTCGCGGAGAGGTGGTACCTACTTATACGACGCGCTTAAAAAGATCAGCGCCAAAACAGGTGCTGCTGTAAAAGATACATTGTATCCTGTGCCACAGGCTGAAATAGATCTCAATCCTTTGCTTATACAAAACCCGGGCTGGTAG
- a CDS encoding arylsulfatase, translating into MKKNALLCLSAVLISVVNVHAQTQERYEGKIGKTFDESKEWWPKPVTPPADAPNVIWILLDDVGFGASTSFGGLIKTPMIDSLAGNGLRYTNFHTCAICAPTRAALLTGRNSASVHMSGFAHYWGSAGFPGWDGYIPEKDGTAAEILKSQGYATFAVGKYGVTPDAEASDAGPFDHWPLGKGFEHFFGFLGSETDQYKPALVEDNAFIQPDGRHFSEQLTDKAISYIAKQKKAAPGKPFFLYYAPGATHAPHQVPDKWRDIYKGQFADGWDAYREKVFANQQKMGLLPAYAKLPERNPLVAAWKSLPAGEQKLYARFMEVYAAYLTYTDYEISRVVNYLKEINQLDNTMIFVLIGDNGASKEGADNGVVEKAWGPRYDKNITRAQYIQKNEDAIDKIGTPESEPNYPLGWAQACNTPFKYWKQDANSEGGTHNPLIIFYPRKIKDKGTLRNQYSHVTDILPTTLEFVGIQPPASIRNIPQDSLQGTSLVYSFNNASAASTHTEQYYYIFGSRAMYKDGWKAAAAHHPDAIDLASFGDKPIPAADYNKDVWTLYNLNEDFNERVDLAKQYPEKLRELKALFDATATKYNLYPLIDFSDVYQQKFINSKKAVNYRVPPPPPGRKQPVTKTAATTTTNN; encoded by the coding sequence ATGAAAAAAAATGCACTGCTCTGCCTCTCGGCAGTATTGATATCTGTAGTAAATGTGCATGCACAAACACAAGAGCGTTACGAAGGTAAAATTGGTAAAACCTTTGATGAATCGAAGGAATGGTGGCCAAAGCCTGTAACGCCACCGGCAGATGCACCAAACGTTATCTGGATCTTACTGGACGATGTTGGCTTTGGTGCCTCTACCTCTTTCGGTGGTCTGATTAAAACACCCATGATCGACTCGCTTGCCGGCAATGGCCTGCGTTACACCAATTTCCATACCTGTGCCATATGCGCACCTACACGTGCCGCATTGCTAACCGGAAGAAACAGCGCATCGGTACACATGTCTGGTTTTGCGCATTACTGGGGCAGCGCAGGTTTTCCCGGGTGGGATGGCTATATACCCGAAAAAGACGGCACCGCAGCAGAGATACTCAAAAGCCAGGGCTATGCAACTTTTGCGGTAGGTAAATATGGCGTAACACCAGATGCAGAAGCTTCAGACGCCGGGCCATTTGATCACTGGCCGCTCGGTAAAGGCTTTGAGCATTTCTTTGGTTTCCTCGGTTCAGAAACCGACCAGTACAAACCTGCACTTGTAGAAGACAATGCATTTATACAGCCCGACGGCAGGCACTTTAGTGAACAGCTTACAGACAAGGCCATCAGCTACATTGCCAAACAAAAAAAAGCCGCACCGGGCAAACCATTCTTTTTGTACTACGCCCCCGGCGCAACACATGCCCCACACCAGGTGCCCGATAAATGGAGAGACATTTACAAAGGTCAGTTTGCTGATGGCTGGGATGCATACCGCGAAAAGGTTTTTGCCAACCAGCAAAAGATGGGGCTGCTGCCTGCCTACGCAAAATTACCGGAACGCAACCCGCTTGTTGCAGCATGGAAATCATTACCGGCAGGCGAACAAAAATTATATGCACGTTTCATGGAAGTGTACGCAGCCTACCTGACATACACAGATTATGAAATAAGCCGCGTGGTTAACTACCTGAAAGAAATCAACCAGCTCGACAATACCATGATCTTTGTTTTAATTGGCGACAACGGTGCAAGTAAAGAAGGTGCTGATAATGGCGTGGTGGAAAAAGCATGGGGACCACGATACGACAAGAACATTACAAGAGCACAATATATTCAGAAGAACGAAGATGCGATAGATAAAATAGGTACACCTGAATCAGAACCCAATTACCCGCTCGGCTGGGCGCAGGCATGTAATACACCGTTCAAATACTGGAAGCAGGATGCCAACAGCGAAGGCGGCACGCACAACCCTTTGATCATATTTTATCCCAGGAAAATAAAAGACAAAGGCACGTTACGCAATCAGTACAGCCATGTAACAGATATTCTGCCCACAACACTCGAGTTTGTTGGCATACAGCCTCCTGCAAGCATCAGGAATATACCCCAGGATTCTTTGCAGGGTACATCACTGGTGTATTCTTTCAACAACGCTTCTGCCGCATCAACACATACAGAACAATACTATTACATCTTCGGCTCCAGGGCCATGTATAAAGACGGCTGGAAAGCCGCTGCAGCACACCATCCGGATGCGATTGACCTGGCGTCATTTGGTGATAAACCAATACCCGCAGCCGATTACAATAAAGATGTATGGACTTTGTATAACCTGAACGAAGACTTCAATGAACGCGTCGATCTTGCGAAGCAGTATCCTGAAAAATTGAGGGAGTTAAAGGCACTCTTCGATGCAACGGCCACAAAGTACAACCTCTACCCGCTTATCGACTTTTCTGATGTTTACCAGCAGAAATTTATCAATTCAAAAAAGGCAGTGAATTACAGGGTGCCGCCACCGCCACCGGGCAGGAAACAACCTGTAACAAAAACTGCTGCCACCACAACAACAAACAACTAA